Proteins from a genomic interval of Sphingomonas sp. Y38-1Y:
- the rplJ gene encoding 50S ribosomal protein L10, translating to MDRSQKTEAVAELNRTFNEVAVVVVTRNLGLSVAQSTQLRTKMREAGASYKVSKNRLAKIALEGTDYAGISDLLTGPVALATSTDPVAAAKVVSDFAKTNDKIEIVGGAMGKQVLDAEGIKALASLPSLDELRAKLIGLVQAPATKLATITQAPAAQIARVLSAYAEKDAA from the coding sequence ATGGATCGTTCGCAAAAGACCGAAGCCGTTGCCGAGCTGAACCGCACCTTCAACGAGGTTGCCGTGGTGGTCGTCACCCGCAACCTGGGGCTTTCCGTCGCCCAGTCGACGCAGCTCCGCACGAAGATGCGCGAAGCCGGTGCGAGCTACAAGGTCAGCAAGAACCGCCTTGCCAAGATCGCGCTCGAGGGCACCGACTACGCAGGGATTTCGGACCTGCTGACCGGGCCCGTCGCACTCGCCACCTCGACCGATCCGGTCGCGGCCGCCAAGGTCGTGTCGGATTTCGCCAAGACGAACGACAAGATCGAGATCGTCGGCGGCGCGATGGGCAAGCAGGTGCTCGACGCGGAAGGCATCAAGGCGCTGGCGTCGCTGCCGTCGCTGGACGAACTGCGCGCCAAGCTGATTGGCCTGGTGCAGGCGCCCGCGACCAAGCTTGCGACCATTACGCAGGCACCCGCGGCGCAGATCGCGCGCGTGCTCAGCGCCTATGCGGAAAAGGACGCCGCCTGA
- a CDS encoding GCN5-related N-acetyltransferase, translating into MDEIERAALETRWLDLTRRVMPALAAERGWPVRADHCFQRILLDNAFGGVWYDHVAKRPAYAHADLVTLASAVRLGEAAIAGEVDLADLNRRSLRWRRERKAGR; encoded by the coding sequence ATGGATGAGATTGAGCGGGCAGCGCTGGAAACCCGCTGGCTCGACCTCACCCGCCGCGTCATGCCCGCGCTCGCCGCCGAGCGCGGATGGCCCGTTCGGGCCGACCACTGCTTCCAGCGCATCCTGCTCGACAACGCGTTCGGCGGTGTCTGGTACGATCATGTCGCCAAGCGGCCGGCCTATGCTCATGCCGACCTAGTGACGCTCGCCAGCGCCGTCAGGCTCGGCGAAGCGGCCATCGCCGGCGAGGTCGACCTTGCCGATCTCAACCGCCGTTCGCTCCGCTGGCGACGCGAGCGCAAGGCGGGGCGCTGA
- a CDS encoding DNA methyltransferase — protein sequence MIPINQLFYGDNLGVLREHIADESVDLIYLDPPFNSNDMMAYLAMMAVRLIELHRVLKPTGSLYLHCDPTASHYLKLILDGTFGIENYLNEIIWRRTGAHNNAKRFGPVHDVIHFYQKSEHYRHKAVYRPYANGHIDSYFRKQDERGRYWTNSIHGAGTRNGDSGKSWRGYNPTASKRHWAVPNDLVLAFGVDPKLPQHEKLDALADMGLIDFPAIGSGALPTYRQYLDRSPGNLLQDIWAYQPHTRGALYGSKEGIDEDVRWLTAQGNRERLGYPTQKPVGLLERILSASSDPGAVVLDPFCGCGTAVHAAQRMGRQWIGIDITYLSIGLIERRLMDAFPGIQFSVVGEPSSLSDAEHLASVEPHQFQYWITQKIGGQPYRGGRKGPDRGVDGYIYYTRNAVGAGQTATAAAIISVKAGRNVGVAMVRDLRGVLEREKSDIGVFVCVTAPSRDMEREAAAAGIWTDPVTAEAFPRVQLFTLAELFQGRRPRVPLLDRQTGFRRAAKDGGSGQQASLF from the coding sequence ATGATCCCGATCAACCAACTCTTCTATGGCGACAATTTGGGCGTGCTGCGCGAGCACATCGCGGACGAGAGCGTCGACCTCATCTATCTCGATCCGCCGTTCAACTCGAACGACATGATGGCCTATCTGGCCATGATGGCGGTTCGGCTCATCGAACTGCACCGCGTACTGAAGCCGACGGGGAGTCTTTATCTACACTGTGATCCTACAGCCAGCCATTATCTGAAGTTGATCCTGGATGGCACGTTCGGGATAGAAAACTACCTCAACGAAATAATCTGGAGACGGACAGGGGCCCACAATAACGCCAAACGGTTCGGCCCAGTCCATGACGTCATCCACTTCTATCAGAAAAGTGAACACTACAGGCACAAGGCAGTCTATCGGCCATATGCCAATGGCCATATCGACAGCTACTTCCGCAAGCAGGACGAGCGAGGGCGGTACTGGACGAACTCGATACATGGTGCCGGAACACGGAACGGCGACTCAGGCAAGTCGTGGCGCGGTTACAATCCGACGGCGTCCAAGCGACATTGGGCAGTGCCTAACGATCTTGTGCTTGCTTTTGGCGTCGATCCGAAACTTCCACAGCATGAAAAGCTTGATGCACTGGCAGATATGGGCCTGATCGACTTTCCGGCCATAGGCAGCGGCGCGCTCCCGACCTATCGACAGTATCTCGATCGAAGCCCGGGCAATCTGCTGCAAGACATATGGGCCTATCAGCCACATACACGAGGGGCGCTCTATGGATCGAAGGAGGGAATAGACGAGGATGTTCGCTGGCTCACGGCTCAAGGGAATCGTGAACGGCTGGGCTATCCGACGCAAAAACCCGTAGGTCTCCTTGAACGCATCCTGTCGGCCTCGTCAGATCCCGGCGCTGTCGTGCTCGACCCCTTTTGCGGTTGCGGAACCGCGGTCCATGCTGCGCAAAGAATGGGGCGCCAGTGGATCGGGATAGACATAACCTATCTTTCCATCGGTCTGATCGAGCGAAGGTTGATGGATGCGTTCCCCGGAATTCAGTTCAGCGTTGTCGGGGAACCCAGCAGCCTTTCCGATGCCGAGCATCTCGCATCCGTCGAGCCGCATCAGTTCCAATACTGGATCACCCAGAAGATCGGCGGCCAGCCCTATCGCGGCGGTCGCAAGGGACCAGATCGGGGTGTCGACGGCTATATCTATTACACGCGCAACGCCGTCGGCGCAGGCCAGACCGCGACTGCCGCAGCGATCATCTCGGTCAAAGCCGGCCGTAACGTCGGCGTGGCCATGGTGCGCGATCTGCGGGGCGTCCTGGAACGCGAGAAATCGGATATCGGCGTCTTCGTTTGCGTGACCGCACCCTCTCGCGACATGGAGCGCGAAGCGGCCGCAGCAGGCATCTGGACCGATCCGGTGACTGCCGAGGCCTTTCCTCGCGTTCAGCTATTCACACTCGCCGAGCTGTTCCAGGGTCGACGGCCGCGAGTTCCGCTTCTCGACCGACAGACCGGCTTTCGCCGTGCTGCTAAGGACGGCGGCAGTGGCCAGCAGGCGAGCCTATTCTAA
- a CDS encoding M14 family metallopeptidase has protein sequence MRFVLPLAALLVAPAAAQELAPLPPEIPWRGASEALIAKPGAPWITPAEAANFERTPDYAATRAFAEKLVAASPLLTLEVFGRSPEGRDLYFIRASKGPGRPVVLAQAGIHAGEIDGKDAGFMLLRDIAFGGKHGLLDKADLVLVPIFNVDGHERASRYSRPNQRGPMVQGWRTTAQNLNLNRDYLKADAPEMQAMLGLIRRLDPVLYLDLHVTDGIDYQYDITYDFNGLYGRYAASPAIGRWLDTRLRPAFDRDLTAAGHVPSLYIDALDNRAPEKGIAHNADTPRFSTGWGDVARVPTVLLETHSLKNYRRRVLGTYVFVETALRTAGDEAAALRRAIAADRAARPTTMVTEWKDKPKPLFVMDFKGIGHETFRSAASGRDELRWTGRPVTMKVPVMGQSPGATVTLPRAWWIPASATAIQKVAGLQGLKMELIDKPREIELDMTRVLGPKLGAASEGRVPLSGRIVHERRRVTMPAGSVRVPADQPLALVAAALLEPESEDGAVAWNLTPSMLARTEYIEGYAIAPLADAMLAKDAKLRAEFEAKLAADAKFAADPQARLAWFYERTPYYDSRYLLYPVGREVR, from the coding sequence ATGCGTTTCGTTCTTCCGCTCGCCGCCCTTCTTGTCGCCCCCGCCGCCGCGCAGGAGCTCGCGCCGCTGCCGCCCGAAATACCGTGGCGCGGCGCCAGCGAGGCGCTGATCGCCAAGCCGGGCGCACCCTGGATCACCCCGGCGGAGGCGGCCAACTTCGAGCGGACGCCCGACTACGCCGCGACCCGGGCGTTTGCCGAAAAGCTGGTCGCGGCGTCGCCGCTGCTCACGCTGGAGGTGTTCGGGCGCAGTCCCGAGGGTCGCGACCTGTACTTCATCCGCGCGAGCAAGGGGCCGGGCAGGCCCGTGGTTCTCGCGCAGGCGGGCATCCATGCGGGCGAGATCGACGGCAAGGATGCCGGCTTCATGCTCCTTCGCGACATCGCGTTCGGGGGCAAGCACGGTCTGCTCGACAAGGCCGACCTGGTGCTCGTCCCCATCTTCAACGTCGACGGGCATGAGCGCGCGTCGCGCTACAGCCGCCCGAACCAGCGCGGACCGATGGTGCAGGGGTGGCGCACGACGGCGCAGAACCTCAACCTCAACCGCGACTACCTGAAGGCCGACGCGCCCGAAATGCAGGCGATGCTGGGGTTGATCCGGCGGCTCGATCCGGTGCTCTACCTCGACCTGCACGTCACCGACGGCATCGATTACCAGTATGACATCACCTACGACTTCAACGGCCTTTATGGGCGCTATGCCGCGAGCCCGGCGATCGGGCGGTGGCTCGACACGCGGCTGCGCCCGGCGTTCGATCGCGACCTGACCGCGGCGGGGCATGTGCCCTCGCTCTACATCGACGCGCTCGATAATCGCGCGCCCGAAAAGGGGATCGCGCACAATGCCGACACCCCGCGCTTCTCGACGGGGTGGGGGGATGTCGCGCGGGTGCCGACGGTGCTGCTGGAGACGCACAGCCTGAAGAATTATCGCCGCCGCGTGCTCGGCACCTATGTCTTCGTCGAGACGGCGCTGCGGACCGCGGGTGACGAGGCGGCGGCGCTGCGCCGCGCGATCGCCGCGGACCGCGCGGCGCGGCCGACGACGATGGTCACCGAATGGAAGGACAAGCCCAAGCCGCTGTTCGTCATGGACTTCAAGGGCATCGGCCACGAGACGTTCCGCTCGGCCGCGTCGGGGCGTGACGAACTGCGCTGGACGGGGCGGCCGGTGACGATGAAGGTGCCGGTGATGGGCCAGTCGCCGGGTGCCACCGTGACGCTGCCCCGGGCATGGTGGATCCCTGCAAGCGCGACTGCGATCCAGAAGGTCGCCGGGCTCCAGGGCCTGAAGATGGAACTGATCGACAAGCCCCGCGAGATCGAGCTCGACATGACGCGGGTGCTCGGTCCGAAGCTGGGCGCGGCGAGCGAGGGACGGGTGCCGCTGTCCGGCCGGATCGTGCATGAACGGCGGCGCGTGACGATGCCCGCGGGATCGGTGCGCGTTCCCGCCGACCAGCCGCTGGCGCTTGTCGCGGCGGCGCTGCTCGAGCCCGAGAGCGAGGATGGGGCGGTGGCGTGGAACCTGACCCCGTCGATGCTCGCGCGGACCGAGTATATCGAGGGCTATGCGATCGCGCCGCTCGCCGACGCGATGCTGGCCAAGGATGCCAAGCTCCGCGCCGAGTTCGAAGCGAAGCTGGCGGCGGACGCGAAGTTCGCCGCAGACCCGCAGGCGCGGCTCGCGTGGTTCTACGAGCGGACGCCGTATTATGACTCGCGGTACCTGTTGTACCCCGTGGGTCGCGAGGTGCGGTAA
- a CDS encoding prepilin peptidase, with product MVPPLLWPVLLGVLGAVFGSFIAVIAIRWPAGERASGRSRCDACVETLGAAELVPVLSFLVQRGRCRHCGAGVGRSHLAIELIGAAIGIAAGWAAPGIEGVAGAVFGWLLLALGAIDLAAFWLPNGLVAALAVTGLASGLAGLPPGVEARLIGGAAGFGVLWLVAAGYRRLRGRMGLGGGDPKLFGAIGLWLGWRALPGVLLAACVIGLVWAVAMRMRGDARLPLGTLLAAAAFGWWFVLAAG from the coding sequence ATGGTTCCGCCGCTTCTCTGGCCCGTGCTGCTCGGCGTGCTGGGCGCGGTGTTCGGCAGCTTTATCGCGGTGATCGCGATCCGCTGGCCGGCGGGCGAGCGGGCGAGCGGGCGGTCGCGATGCGATGCGTGCGTCGAGACGCTGGGCGCAGCCGAGCTGGTGCCGGTGCTGAGCTTCCTCGTCCAGCGCGGCCGGTGCCGCCATTGCGGCGCCGGGGTCGGGCGATCGCACCTCGCCATCGAGCTGATTGGCGCAGCGATCGGCATCGCGGCCGGCTGGGCGGCGCCGGGGATCGAGGGTGTGGCCGGTGCGGTGTTCGGCTGGCTGCTGCTGGCGCTCGGCGCGATCGATCTCGCCGCGTTCTGGTTGCCGAACGGGCTGGTCGCGGCGCTGGCGGTGACGGGGCTGGCGAGCGGGCTGGCGGGGCTGCCGCCGGGGGTCGAGGCGCGGCTGATCGGGGGGGCGGCCGGGTTCGGCGTGCTGTGGCTGGTGGCCGCGGGGTACCGACGGCTGCGCGGACGGATGGGATTGGGGGGCGGCGATCCCAAGCTGTTCGGCGCGATCGGGCTGTGGCTCGGATGGCGGGCGCTGCCGGGCGTGCTGCTGGCGGCGTGCGTGATCGGGCTCGTCTGGGCGGTTGCGATGCGGATGCGCGGCGATGCGCGGCTGCCGCTGGGCACGCTGCTCGCGGCGGCGGCGTTCGGGTGGTGGTTCGTCCTCGCGGCGGGTTAG
- the uvrA gene encoding excinuclease ABC subunit UvrA: MLSHIKVRGAREHNLKGVDIDIPRDTLTVITGLSGSGKSSLAFDTIYAEGQRRYVESLSAYARQFLEMMQKPDVDHIEGLSPAISIEQKTTSRNPRSTVATVTEIYDYMRLLWARVGIPYSPATGLPIAAQTVSQMVDRVLALPEGTRLLLLAPVVRGRKGEYRKELAEWQKAGFQRVRIDGEMYLIEEAPTLDKKYKHDIEVVVDRLVVGGDIATRLAESFETALKLAEGLAYVDLVDGPVPSLSPSGERAGERGSAADAGLGEAPSPLPTLSPEGERAQKMKGAGVPANRIVFSEKFACPVSGFTIPDIEPRLFSFNAPQGACPACDGLGERLEFDRDLVVPNHDLSIKKGAVVPWAKSNPPSPYYMQVLGSLAREFGFSLDAAWKDLAPEHQDVILSGTKGKPVTLTFVDGRKSYDVKKPFEGVIGNLNRRMLQTESAWTREELSKYQAAHPCETCGGARLKPEALAVKVAGTDISAVTRLSVVDALGWYQSLPEKLTPQGREIARAILKEIDERLGFLNNVGLDYLNLDRTSGTLSGGESQRIRLASQIGSGLSGVLYVLDEPSIGLHQRDNDMLLATLRRLRDLGNTVLVVEHDEDAIRTADYVIDMGPGAGVHGGEIVAKGTLDELLVAEGSVTADYLNGTREVAVPPVRRKGNKKKLTVHNATANNLTGVTASIPLGTFTCITGVSGSGKSSFTIDTLYAAAARTLNGARVLAGKHDKITGLEHCDKVIDIDQSPIGRTPRSNPATYTGAFTQIRDWFAGLPEAQARGYKPGRFSFNVKGGRCEACQGDGVLKIEMHFLPDVYVTCDVCHGARYNRETLEVKFKGKSIADVLDMTVEDAFEFFKAVPPIRDKMAMLSEVGLGYVKVGQQATTLSGGEAQRVKLAKELARRSTGQTLYILDEPTTGLHFEDVRKLLEVLHALVDQGNTVVVIEHNLDVIKTADWIIDLGPEGGVKGGEIVAVGTPETVAKEPRSYTGRYLAPLLGRGRREAVAAE, encoded by the coding sequence ATGCTGAGCCACATCAAGGTGCGCGGCGCGCGCGAGCACAACCTCAAGGGAGTGGACATCGACATCCCGCGCGACACGCTGACGGTCATCACCGGGCTGTCGGGATCGGGCAAGTCGAGCCTCGCCTTCGACACCATCTATGCCGAGGGGCAGCGGCGCTATGTCGAGAGCTTGAGCGCCTATGCGCGCCAGTTCCTCGAAATGATGCAGAAGCCCGACGTCGACCATATCGAGGGTCTGTCACCGGCGATTTCGATCGAGCAGAAGACGACGTCGCGCAATCCGCGCTCGACCGTCGCGACGGTGACCGAGATCTACGACTATATGCGCCTCTTGTGGGCGCGGGTCGGCATCCCCTATTCGCCCGCGACCGGCCTGCCGATCGCGGCGCAGACGGTCAGCCAGATGGTCGACCGCGTGCTCGCGCTGCCCGAGGGAACGCGCCTCCTCCTTCTCGCCCCGGTCGTGCGCGGGCGAAAGGGCGAGTATCGCAAGGAACTCGCCGAGTGGCAGAAGGCCGGCTTCCAGCGCGTCCGCATCGACGGCGAGATGTATTTGATCGAGGAAGCGCCGACACTCGACAAGAAGTACAAGCACGACATCGAGGTGGTGGTCGATCGCCTGGTCGTCGGCGGCGACATCGCCACGCGGCTGGCGGAGAGTTTCGAGACCGCGCTGAAGCTGGCCGAGGGACTCGCGTATGTCGATCTGGTGGACGGGCCGGTTCCCTCCCTCTCCCCTTCAGGGGAGAGGGCCGGGGAGAGGGGCAGTGCCGCTGACGCTGGTCTCGGCGAGGCTCCTTCCCCTCTTCCAACCCTCTCCCCTGAAGGGGAGAGGGCTCAGAAGATGAAGGGCGCGGGCGTCCCCGCCAACCGCATCGTCTTCTCCGAGAAGTTCGCCTGCCCCGTCTCCGGCTTCACCATCCCGGACATCGAGCCGCGGCTGTTCAGCTTCAACGCGCCGCAGGGTGCCTGCCCCGCATGCGACGGGCTGGGCGAACGGCTGGAGTTCGATCGCGACCTGGTGGTTCCCAATCACGACCTGTCGATCAAGAAGGGTGCGGTCGTGCCCTGGGCCAAGTCGAACCCGCCCAGCCCCTATTACATGCAGGTGCTGGGCAGCCTCGCGCGCGAGTTCGGGTTCAGCCTCGACGCGGCGTGGAAGGACCTCGCCCCCGAGCATCAGGACGTCATCCTGTCGGGGACCAAGGGCAAGCCGGTCACGCTGACCTTCGTTGACGGGCGCAAATCCTATGACGTGAAGAAGCCGTTCGAGGGGGTGATCGGCAACCTCAACCGCCGCATGCTTCAGACCGAGAGCGCCTGGACGCGCGAGGAACTGTCCAAATATCAGGCCGCGCATCCGTGCGAAACCTGCGGCGGCGCACGGCTCAAGCCCGAGGCGCTGGCGGTCAAGGTCGCCGGCACCGACATCAGCGCGGTCACCCGCCTGTCGGTGGTCGACGCGCTCGGCTGGTACCAGTCGCTGCCCGAGAAGCTGACGCCGCAGGGCCGCGAGATCGCCCGAGCGATCCTCAAGGAGATCGACGAGCGGCTCGGCTTCCTCAACAATGTCGGGCTCGACTATCTCAACCTCGACCGCACGTCGGGCACCTTGTCCGGCGGCGAGAGCCAGCGCATCCGCCTGGCGTCGCAGATCGGCAGCGGGTTGTCGGGCGTGCTCTACGTCCTCGACGAGCCCTCGATCGGCCTCCACCAGCGTGACAACGACATGCTGCTGGCGACGCTTCGGCGGCTGCGCGACCTCGGCAATACCGTGCTCGTCGTCGAGCATGACGAGGATGCGATCCGCACCGCCGATTATGTCATCGACATGGGCCCGGGCGCGGGCGTGCATGGCGGTGAGATCGTCGCGAAGGGGACGCTCGACGAGCTTCTGGTCGCGGAAGGCAGCGTCACCGCCGACTATCTCAACGGCACGCGCGAAGTCGCGGTGCCGCCGGTGCGGCGCAAGGGCAACAAGAAAAAGCTGACCGTCCACAATGCGACGGCGAACAACCTGACCGGCGTTACCGCGTCGATCCCGCTCGGCACCTTCACCTGCATCACCGGGGTGTCGGGATCGGGCAAGTCGAGCTTCACGATCGACACGCTCTATGCCGCCGCCGCGCGCACATTGAACGGCGCGCGCGTGCTCGCGGGCAAGCACGACAAGATCACCGGGCTGGAGCATTGCGACAAGGTCATCGACATCGACCAGTCGCCGATCGGTCGCACCCCGCGGTCGAACCCCGCCACCTACACCGGCGCCTTCACCCAGATCCGCGACTGGTTCGCGGGCCTGCCGGAGGCGCAGGCGCGCGGCTACAAGCCGGGCCGCTTCAGCTTCAACGTCAAGGGCGGGCGGTGCGAGGCGTGTCAGGGCGACGGCGTGCTCAAGATCGAGATGCACTTCCTCCCCGACGTCTATGTCACCTGCGACGTGTGCCACGGCGCGCGCTACAATCGCGAGACGCTGGAGGTGAAGTTCAAGGGCAAGTCGATCGCCGACGTGCTCGACATGACGGTCGAGGACGCGTTCGAGTTCTTCAAGGCGGTGCCGCCGATCCGCGACAAGATGGCGATGCTGTCCGAAGTCGGCCTGGGCTATGTCAAGGTCGGGCAACAGGCGACGACGCTGTCGGGTGGCGAGGCGCAGCGCGTCAAGCTCGCCAAGGAACTCGCGCGCCGATCGACCGGACAGACGCTCTACATCCTCGACGAGCCGACGACCGGCCTCCACTTCGAGGATGTGCGCAAGCTCTTGGAAGTGCTCCACGCGCTGGTCGACCAGGGTAACACCGTGGTGGTGATCGAGCACAATCTCGACGTCATCAAGACCGCCGACTGGATCATCGACCTGGGCCCCGAAGGCGGCGTCAAGGGCGGCGAGATCGTCGCCGTTGGCACGCCAGAGACGGTGGCGAAGGAGCCGCGCAGCTACACCGGGCGATATCTGGCGCCGCTGCTCGGGCGCGGACGGCGGGAGGCGGTGGCGGCGGAGTAG
- a CDS encoding acetyl-CoA C-acyltransferase, with protein sequence MSADPVVIASYARTPMGSFQGVLTGASATELGAAAVRAAVERAGLKGEAVERIYMGCVLPAGLGQAPARQAAIGAGLPTHVEATTVNKMCGSGMQAAIMAAETLAAGGADWIVAGGMESMTNAPYLSMRHRGGARIGHDVLKDHMYLDGLEDAYEPGRLMGSFAEETAAEYQFTRAAQDDFAIASLERAQQAQRSGAFDREIVSVDVKGRKGTETIRLDEQPARGDIARIPTLKPAFSKEGTITAANASSISDGAAALVMTRASIAERYGLTPVARVVSTAAHAHAPALFTTAPVFAMRKALEKAGWQASDVDLFEVNEAFACVAMIAMRDLSIGHEVLNVHGGACALGHPIGASGARVLATLLSALETNGQKRGLASLCIGGGEATAMAVELM encoded by the coding sequence ATGTCCGCCGATCCCGTCGTCATCGCCAGCTATGCCCGCACGCCGATGGGGAGCTTTCAGGGGGTGCTGACCGGCGCGAGTGCGACCGAACTCGGCGCCGCCGCCGTGCGCGCCGCGGTGGAGCGCGCCGGACTGAAGGGCGAGGCGGTCGAGCGCATCTACATGGGCTGCGTGCTGCCAGCCGGGCTGGGCCAGGCGCCCGCGCGCCAGGCCGCGATCGGCGCGGGCCTGCCCACCCATGTCGAGGCGACCACGGTCAACAAGATGTGCGGATCGGGGATGCAGGCCGCGATCATGGCGGCCGAGACGTTGGCGGCGGGCGGCGCCGACTGGATTGTCGCGGGCGGCATGGAGAGCATGACCAACGCGCCGTATCTGTCGATGCGGCATCGGGGCGGCGCGCGGATCGGCCACGACGTGCTCAAGGATCACATGTATCTCGACGGGCTCGAGGACGCCTATGAGCCCGGCCGCCTGATGGGCAGCTTCGCCGAAGAGACCGCGGCGGAATATCAGTTCACGCGGGCCGCGCAGGACGATTTCGCGATCGCCAGCCTCGAGCGCGCGCAACAGGCGCAGCGCTCCGGCGCGTTCGACCGCGAGATCGTGTCGGTCGATGTGAAAGGCCGCAAGGGCACCGAGACGATCCGGCTAGACGAACAGCCCGCGCGCGGCGACATCGCTAGGATCCCGACGCTCAAGCCCGCCTTCTCGAAGGAAGGCACGATCACCGCCGCCAATGCAAGCTCGATCAGTGACGGCGCCGCCGCGCTGGTGATGACGCGCGCATCGATCGCGGAGAGGTACGGCCTGACCCCGGTCGCGCGCGTCGTCTCGACCGCCGCGCACGCCCATGCGCCTGCCCTGTTCACGACCGCGCCGGTCTTCGCGATGCGCAAGGCGCTGGAAAAGGCCGGCTGGCAGGCGAGCGACGTCGACCTGTTCGAGGTCAACGAAGCATTTGCCTGCGTCGCGATGATCGCGATGCGCGACCTGTCGATCGGCCATGAGGTGCTCAACGTCCATGGCGGCGCCTGTGCGCTCGGCCACCCGATCGGCGCCTCGGGCGCGCGGGTGCTGGCGACGCTCTTGTCGGCGCTCGAAACCAACGGCCAGAAGCGCGGCCTTGCCTCGCTCTGCATCGGCGGCGGTGAAGCCACGGCGATGGCGGTGGAGTTGATGTGA
- the rplL gene encoding 50S ribosomal protein L7/L12, which produces MADLNALVESLSELTVLEAAELSKLLEEKWGVSAAAVAAAPAGGGAGAAAAPVEEKTEFDVILTGDGGKKINVIKEVRAITSLGLTEAKALVEGAPKAVKEGVSKDEAEKIKKQLEEAGATVEVK; this is translated from the coding sequence ATGGCTGACCTGAACGCGCTCGTTGAGTCGCTGAGCGAACTGACCGTCCTCGAGGCCGCCGAGCTCTCGAAGCTGCTCGAAGAGAAGTGGGGCGTTTCGGCTGCTGCCGTCGCCGCTGCGCCTGCTGGTGGTGGCGCCGGTGCGGCTGCTGCCCCCGTTGAGGAGAAGACCGAGTTCGACGTGATCCTGACCGGCGACGGCGGCAAGAAGATCAACGTCATCAAGGAAGTCCGCGCGATCACCTCGCTCGGCCTGACCGAAGCCAAGGCTCTCGTCGAGGGCGCGCCGAAGGCCGTCAAGGAAGGCGTGTCGAAGGACGAGGCCGAGAAGATCAAGAAGCAGCTCGAGGAAGCCGGCGCGACCGTCGAGGTCAAGTAA
- a CDS encoding nuclear transport factor 2 family protein, giving the protein MILQTIWRTGATLLLAIPAASPIHAQVASPGTCDGGRASDCRLLLAATMAFTDMLRTADPTPLRRHLDPRALWITVDGKVRSGADLIETVGRDAKRATATIERADVRFFGDVAIVTWQESWTAPDAAVKQGRLAGVDTWAQRGRTWKLVKTAEVRLAP; this is encoded by the coding sequence ATGATCCTCCAAACGATATGGCGAACAGGCGCGACGTTGCTGCTGGCGATCCCGGCGGCGTCCCCGATCCATGCGCAGGTTGCTTCGCCCGGCACGTGCGACGGCGGCAGGGCGAGCGACTGCCGTTTGCTGCTCGCCGCAACCATGGCGTTCACCGACATGCTGAGGACGGCGGACCCGACGCCGCTCCGCCGCCACCTCGACCCACGAGCGCTGTGGATCACCGTCGACGGAAAGGTGCGGTCGGGCGCCGACCTGATCGAAACGGTCGGCCGCGACGCGAAGCGCGCGACCGCGACGATCGAGCGCGCGGACGTGCGCTTCTTCGGCGACGTCGCGATCGTCACCTGGCAGGAGTCATGGACCGCCCCCGACGCGGCGGTGAAGCAGGGCCGACTTGCGGGCGTCGACACCTGGGCGCAGCGCGGTCGGACGTGGAAACTGGTTAAGACGGCCGAGGTGCGGCTGGCGCCCTAA